A single genomic interval of Bacillus smithii harbors:
- a CDS encoding GyrI-like domain-containing protein, translating into MKYTLVERDHFQVVGIKREISFVNNENFESIPKLWDQWKKDGAVDLLFKLNNGEIKGVLGVCAANSHTQSKQVMDYWVATEYDGKTPDGLCNLKIPASKWAVFEVHGPMPEAIQKAWVQIFSEWFPSSGYKHAGTPALEVYTNEDPASPDFYSKIWVPVN; encoded by the coding sequence ATGAAATACACACTAGTTGAAAGAGATCATTTTCAAGTAGTTGGAATAAAGAGAGAAATTTCGTTTGTCAATAATGAGAATTTTGAGAGTATTCCAAAATTATGGGATCAATGGAAGAAGGATGGGGCAGTTGATTTATTATTTAAGTTGAACAATGGTGAAATAAAAGGTGTATTAGGTGTATGTGCCGCTAACAGTCATACTCAATCGAAGCAAGTAATGGATTATTGGGTAGCAACTGAATATGATGGCAAAACACCTGACGGACTATGTAATTTGAAAATACCTGCATCAAAATGGGCTGTATTTGAAGTTCACGGACCGATGCCTGAAGCTATTCAGAAAGCATGGGTACAAATTTTTTCAGAATGGTTCCCATCTAGTGGCTATAAGCACGCAGGAACACCAGCGTTAGAAGTGTATACAAATGAAGATCCCGCCAGCCCTGATTTTTATTCGAAAATTTGGGTGCCAGTCAATTGA
- a CDS encoding PLP-dependent aminotransferase family protein, with product MIELDWKPDKSSPTPLYIQIKEYIKEKIETGEWTVGMKIPPQRTLAQAWEVNRSTIVAAVEELIADGLLEGKSGSGTKIINNTWSLMDSAPPPDWNSYVQAGSHYPNLPTIQEINQAEFAPNIIRLGTGELSPDLFPREMMKEVFKRLPDRINSLGYEEPKGLLFLREQLSGYLKTIGIEASPSSILIVSGALQALQLISMGLLQRGSTIFLEKPSYLYSLHVFQSAGMRLFGLPIDEDGVQIKKITEQKKRQNAALLYTIPSFHNPTGILMSEERRRELMDVCEQERLPIIEDDVYRELWLDSPPPPPLKAIDKNGLVLYLGSMSKTLSPGLRIGWVVGPIPVIERLADIKMQTDYGSSSLSQWAVAEWLSSGLYHRHLDEVRKALKVRREVMNDSLQRYFSDIATWSVPKGGFYIWLRLLPSLSIRELFEKALEHGILLNPGNVYDQHATQYLRLSYSYASIADLNRGMVLLSKVIRELTT from the coding sequence ATGATCGAATTGGATTGGAAACCCGACAAATCATCTCCAACTCCCCTCTACATCCAAATCAAAGAGTATATAAAAGAAAAAATTGAAACAGGAGAATGGACTGTAGGGATGAAAATCCCTCCTCAACGTACATTAGCCCAAGCATGGGAAGTGAACCGCAGTACGATCGTGGCGGCTGTGGAAGAATTGATTGCTGATGGATTGCTGGAAGGAAAAAGCGGGAGCGGTACCAAGATTATTAATAATACATGGTCCTTGATGGACTCTGCCCCGCCCCCAGATTGGAATTCCTATGTGCAAGCAGGGAGCCATTATCCTAATTTGCCTACGATACAGGAAATCAATCAAGCAGAATTTGCTCCAAATATCATCCGGCTGGGAACAGGAGAGCTTTCGCCTGATTTATTTCCTCGTGAGATGATGAAAGAAGTCTTTAAACGACTGCCGGACCGCATCAATTCACTAGGCTACGAAGAGCCTAAAGGGCTGCTGTTTCTTAGGGAACAGCTTAGCGGATATTTAAAAACCATAGGAATTGAGGCTTCCCCTTCTTCCATTTTGATTGTGTCCGGAGCTTTACAAGCATTGCAATTGATTTCAATGGGCCTCTTGCAGCGAGGGTCTACGATCTTTCTAGAAAAACCATCATACCTGTATTCCCTGCATGTGTTTCAATCTGCCGGGATGCGATTATTTGGACTTCCTATAGATGAAGATGGAGTTCAAATAAAAAAGATTACGGAACAAAAAAAGCGGCAAAACGCTGCGTTGCTTTATACGATCCCGTCCTTCCATAATCCAACAGGAATTTTGATGTCTGAAGAAAGACGAAGAGAATTGATGGATGTATGTGAACAGGAGCGACTGCCGATTATTGAAGATGACGTATATAGGGAACTTTGGCTCGATTCTCCGCCTCCCCCGCCTTTGAAAGCCATCGATAAAAATGGACTTGTTCTGTATCTCGGGAGCATGTCGAAAACATTGAGTCCCGGCTTGAGAATCGGCTGGGTAGTTGGGCCGATCCCTGTCATTGAGCGATTGGCGGATATTAAAATGCAAACCGATTACGGATCCAGTTCCTTGTCCCAGTGGGCGGTTGCGGAATGGCTTTCAAGCGGATTATACCATCGCCATTTGGATGAGGTCAGAAAAGCATTGAAGGTGCGAAGAGAGGTCATGAATGATTCATTGCAAAGGTATTTTTCCGACATTGCGACCTGGTCTGTTCCAAAAGGCGGTTTTTATATATGGCTTCGCTTATTACCTTCACTCTCTATACGTGAACTTTTTGAAAAAGCATTAGAACACGGAATTCTATTGAATCCAGGAAATGTCTACGATCAACATGCGACTCAGTATCTTCGACTTTCTTATTCCTATGCTTCTATAGCTGATTTGAATAGAGGAATGGTTCTTCTTTCGAAAGTGATCCGTGAGCTAACCACTTAA
- a CDS encoding PhzF family phenazine biosynthesis protein has protein sequence MNIFLINAFTDQPFAGNAAAVCFLPESKDAGWMQKVAKEIHLPTTAFIKHTNGKFSLRWFTPSMEIPLCGHGTLASAYVLWEMGYIKAENPVSFSTKSGVLTATVKNGWIELDFPSAPDHEINAPDRLIQALGVVPKYVGKNQLDYIVEVESDDVVKNLIPDIDSIAQLPIRGVIVTSRSSSGRFDFISRLFSPAQGIVEDAVTGSAHCCLGPYWKRRLNKDEFIAYQASARGGMIKVKMANNRVLLSGKAVTVIKGELFV, from the coding sequence ATGAACATTTTTCTAATAAATGCGTTTACGGATCAACCATTTGCGGGAAACGCTGCTGCTGTTTGTTTTTTACCGGAATCAAAAGATGCGGGATGGATGCAAAAGGTAGCGAAGGAGATCCATTTGCCAACAACTGCTTTTATCAAACATACAAATGGCAAATTCAGCTTGCGTTGGTTTACTCCGTCTATGGAAATCCCCCTCTGTGGTCATGGAACTTTGGCTAGCGCCTACGTTTTATGGGAGATGGGATACATAAAAGCGGAAAATCCAGTAAGTTTTAGCACAAAAAGCGGAGTACTGACTGCCACCGTAAAGAATGGCTGGATTGAACTTGATTTTCCATCCGCTCCGGACCACGAAATCAATGCTCCGGACAGACTGATTCAAGCATTGGGAGTTGTACCAAAATACGTAGGAAAAAATCAGCTTGATTATATCGTCGAAGTCGAGTCAGACGATGTAGTAAAAAATCTCATACCTGATATCGATTCCATTGCCCAACTCCCAATTCGTGGAGTCATCGTGACAAGCCGATCAAGTTCCGGAAGGTTTGATTTCATTTCTCGGTTATTTTCTCCCGCACAAGGGATTGTCGAAGACGCCGTTACCGGTTCGGCACATTGTTGTTTGGGCCCTTATTGGAAGCGCCGATTAAACAAAGACGAGTTTATTGCCTATCAAGCCTCAGCCAGAGGAGGAATGATAAAGGTCAAAATGGCAAACAACCGTGTCCTATTATCCGGTAAAGCTGTCACAGTTATAAAAGGAGAGCTTTTTGTTTAA
- a CDS encoding LysE/ArgO family amino acid transporter produces the protein MTEAFIHGLILAFGLILPLGVQNVFVFNQGALQKRFIHAFPVVLTASICDTLLITLAVLGVSLMVLGSFWIKTILLTTGMVFLFYMGWSTWKSTPAAEKGKNENTAKETFTPLKQVVFSASVSLLNPHAIMDTVGVIGTSSLQYNGSEKMAFSLACILVSWIWFAGLAVAGRITGEIDKSGRLMRIFNKISALVMWGAAIYIGFTLII, from the coding sequence ATGACAGAAGCCTTCATTCACGGACTTATTCTCGCATTTGGACTAATCCTTCCTCTTGGCGTCCAAAACGTTTTTGTTTTTAATCAGGGGGCCCTTCAGAAACGCTTTATCCATGCTTTCCCGGTCGTTTTAACGGCTTCAATATGCGATACACTTTTAATCACCCTTGCTGTTTTGGGTGTATCTCTTATGGTTTTGGGTTCTTTTTGGATCAAAACGATCCTATTAACCACTGGAATGGTGTTTTTGTTCTATATGGGGTGGAGTACTTGGAAAAGCACTCCTGCTGCTGAAAAAGGAAAGAACGAAAATACTGCCAAAGAAACTTTTACTCCTTTAAAACAAGTTGTGTTTTCGGCATCGGTCTCGTTGCTGAATCCTCATGCGATCATGGATACGGTTGGAGTGATCGGAACGAGTTCACTTCAATACAATGGGTCTGAAAAAATGGCCTTCTCACTTGCTTGTATTCTGGTTTCTTGGATCTGGTTTGCGGGACTGGCAGTGGCTGGCCGGATAACAGGGGAGATAGATAAATCTGGACGCTTGATGAGGATTTTCAACAAAATTTCAGCATTGGTAATGTGGGGAGCAGCCATATATATTGGATTCACGCTGATAATATAA
- a CDS encoding aminotransferase class V-fold PLP-dependent enzyme, which produces MKHPFAHYRSLFPVLESKIHLASCSQGAISKTVSESIEEYMNSLLSMGVNWNQAIKEVEKAKSSFAKLIGAAPDEIAVFSSVSDIFSAIASSLFFEKGKNIVVTTDMDFPTVGHVWLAQEKFGANVRFIPSQQGVIPLEYYERYVTSDTLITSISHIGYHNGFKQDIQAIAEIVHRKGSLLLVDAYQSAGQVPIDVKKMDIDILAAGTRKYILGIPGISFLYIKKELAEKWKPRITGWFGQENHSKFNVHQFTLAAGARRFETGTPSFISAYAAAAALRLLLDIGVENISSYLNPLAQFALDYGQEKGLHVAGPLSADQRGAMTAFYVKNAEQIVSILKERNIIVSARNDVIRIAPHFYNTQDEIRQAIGELTTALIQTNGGNE; this is translated from the coding sequence TTGAAACACCCGTTTGCACATTATCGTTCTTTATTTCCTGTTTTAGAGTCGAAAATCCATCTGGCGAGTTGTTCGCAAGGCGCCATTTCAAAAACTGTATCCGAATCGATTGAAGAGTATATGAATAGTTTATTATCGATGGGCGTTAATTGGAATCAAGCCATAAAGGAAGTGGAAAAGGCAAAATCCAGTTTTGCAAAATTAATTGGTGCTGCACCTGATGAGATTGCTGTATTCAGTTCGGTATCTGACATTTTTTCTGCTATTGCTTCTTCTCTTTTTTTTGAAAAAGGTAAAAATATCGTTGTGACTACAGATATGGACTTTCCAACCGTCGGTCATGTATGGCTTGCTCAGGAGAAATTTGGAGCAAATGTGAGATTTATTCCTTCACAACAAGGAGTGATCCCTTTAGAATATTACGAACGTTATGTAACTTCTGATACGCTCATCACATCCATTTCCCATATTGGTTATCACAATGGATTCAAACAAGATATTCAAGCAATCGCGGAAATTGTCCATCGTAAAGGTTCTCTTTTATTGGTGGATGCTTATCAATCAGCAGGACAAGTTCCTATTGATGTAAAGAAAATGGATATTGACATATTGGCGGCAGGAACGAGGAAATACATATTAGGTATTCCGGGCATATCCTTCTTATATATAAAAAAAGAATTAGCAGAAAAATGGAAGCCTCGTATAACAGGATGGTTTGGTCAAGAAAATCATTCGAAATTCAACGTTCATCAATTCACATTAGCAGCTGGAGCACGTCGTTTTGAAACTGGTACACCTTCTTTTATCAGCGCTTATGCCGCTGCCGCCGCTCTTCGTTTGCTTCTTGATATAGGAGTGGAGAATATATCTTCTTATTTAAATCCATTAGCTCAATTCGCATTAGATTATGGACAAGAAAAAGGATTACACGTTGCTGGGCCTCTATCTGCTGATCAGCGAGGCGCCATGACAGCTTTTTATGTGAAAAATGCTGAGCAGATTGTATCTATTTTGAAAGAGAGAAATATCATTGTTTCTGCAAGAAACGACGTCATCCGAATCGCTCCCCATTTTTACAATACGCAGGATGAAATTCGGCAGGCGATTGGCGAGTTGACAACCGCTCTTATACAAACGAACGGGGGAAATGAATGA